In Eublepharis macularius isolate TG4126 chromosome 4, MPM_Emac_v1.0, whole genome shotgun sequence, the following are encoded in one genomic region:
- the LOC129329400 gene encoding E3 ubiquitin-protein ligase TRIM7-like, producing the protein MAAGGPVKELCEEATCSVCLEFFRDPVTIAECGHNFCRACLARSWGESGVEASCPQCRGKAQPKNLRPNLQLANFVEIAKKFPLQEGQGGVCEKHQEPLRLFCRDEEEPLCMFCGKSKEHKDHEVIPLEEASQDYKPVVAARKERVCQKHQEPLKLFCKADEAPVCLVCDRSKEHRNHEIIPVEEASQEYKEQFCNWLEILKEAREGILVYKADVVKESQDLLKQSKEEKQATAAKFSRLHEFLEEQEKLLLAQMEEVEREVASQRDQHLAELSEGLSSLESLIREMEEKSQQPASDLLQDVRSTVKRYKEKVTFENPLTFPLELKWRIWDFCEINHLLEDHMKQFKGTLVSGLQVQEAKLTLDPETAYRRLTVSEDWKSMGCGEKKRDLPDNPKRFHEYAAVLGREGFTAGCHFWEVLVGSEGEWSVGVARKSVRRKGQDIFCPEEGIWEVRKCNNDYSASLKDCNSPLTLSGELKRVRVCLNYDGGRVAFFDADRAALIYEFSGASFSGETLLPFFWVCGKGHLKLSS; encoded by the exons ATGGCGGCTGGCGGTCCAGTCAAAGAGCTCTGCGAGGAAGCCACTTGCTCCGTCTGCCTGGAGTTTTTCAGGGATCCCGTCACGATCGCCGAGTGCGGCCACAACTTCTGCAGAGCCTGCCTGGCCCGGAGCTGGGGGGAGTCGGGGGTAGAGGCTTCCTGCCCCCAATGCAGGGGAAAAGCTCAGCCGAAGAACCTGCGGCCGAACCTGCAGCTGGCCAACTTCGTGGAAATAGCCAAGAAGTTCCCTCTTCAGGAGGGACAGGGGGGCGTCTGCGAGAAGCACCAGGAGCCCCTGAGGCTCTTCTGCAGGGATGAGGAAGAGCCCCTGTGCATGTTCTGTGGCAAATCCAAGGAGCACAAAGATCACGAGGTGATCCCCCTGGAGGAGGCTTCCCAAGACTACAAG CCAGTCGTGGCAGCTCGGAAAGAGAGAGTCTGCCAGAAGCACCAGGAGCCGCTGAAACTCTTTTGCAAGGCCGATGAAGCCCCCGTCTGTCTGGTCTGTGACCGATCCAAAGAGCACAGAAATCATGAAATCATTCCCGTTGAGGAGGCTTCTCAAGAGTACAAG GAACAATTCTGCAACTGGCTGGAGATTCTGAAGGAGGCGAGAGAAGGAATTCTGGTCTATAAAGCAGACGTAGTGAAGGAAAGTCAAGACCTGCTC aagcaaagcaaagaAGAGAAGCAAGCAACAGCAGCCAAGTTCAGCCGACTGCACGAGTTTCTGGAGGAACAAGagaaacttctgctggcccagatggAAGAGGTGGAGAGGGAGGTAGCAAGCCAAAGGGACCAGCACCTGGCGGAGCTCTCTGAGGGACTCTCCTCTCTTGAGAGCCTCATCCGGGAGATGGAGGAGAAGAGCCAGCAACCAGCCAGTGACCTCCTGCAG gaTGTCAGAAGCACCGTGAAGAG atacaaagaaaaggtgactttTGAGAATCCATTGACTTTTCCTCTTGAGCTGAAGTGGAGGATCTGGGACTTCTGTGAGATCAATCACTTGCTGGAAGATCACATGAAGCAATTCAAAG GCACTCTGGTCTCTGGACTTCAGGTGCAGGAAG CAAAACTGACTCTGGATCCAGAGACAGCGTATCGGCGACTTACCGTGTCTGAGGATTGGAAAAGCATGGGATGTGGAGAGAAAAAGCGAGATCTACCTGACAATCCTAAAAGATTTCATGAATATGCTGCTGTGCTGGGACGTGAGGGATTCACAGCAGGCTGCCATTTCTGGGAAGTCCTTGTGGGAAGTGAGGGAGAGTGGAGTGTGGGGGTTGCCAGAAAATCTGTGAGGAGGAAGGGACAAGATATCTTCTGTCCTGAGGAAGGAATCTGGGAGGTGAGGAAGTGTAACAATGACTACAGTGCTTCCTTAAAAGATTGTAATTCTCCCCTGACGTTGAGTGGGGAGCTGAAGAGGGTCAGAGTGTGCCTGAACTACGATGGGGGGCGAGTGGCCTTTTTTGATGCTGACAGGGCAGCCCTGATCTACGAGTTCTCTGGAGCCTCCTTCTCTGGAGAGACCCTCCTGCCCTTCTTTTGGGTTTGTGGAAAAGGCCACCTCAAACTCTCTTCTTAA